From the Daucus carota subsp. sativus chromosome 8, DH1 v3.0, whole genome shotgun sequence genome, one window contains:
- the LOC108198275 gene encoding la-related protein 6A isoform X2, with amino-acid sequence MEEGEGEEVVVVAGPDSPPVGSPADTNFDEVPKPGVDKKPHSASKSVALTDDLRHKIIKQVEYYFSDENLKTDNYLMNYVTKDKDGYVPISVIASFRKLKKLAPDRSLIVAALKDSSQLVLSSSKKNVRRLNPLPFNEVKDPQLCTVLVENLPEDHSPENIRKIFCEAGNIKNISIRDPNVSRETKSCSVAEKLLCGKVNTLNDERDWRYGMRVKLLKKQVKQGQKKPGWREAGSEKHSSAHTTDSAGEKENHVSSEQHNDTPDDEEDGEHQTKEKNGNRARNRGRTRNQKYRSTNGLGHGSVHLNHVGETSKPPPGPRMPDGTKGFTMGRGRPLSVNQN; translated from the exons ATGGAAGAAGGTGAAGGCGAAGAAGTCGTGGTCGTCGCCGGTCCAGATTCGCCGCCGGTCGGATCTCCCGCCGACACCAACTTCGATGAAGTCCCCAAGCCTGGAGTCGACAAGAAGCCTCACTCGGCGTCTAAAAGTGTCGCGCTTACCGATGATCTCCGTCACAAGATTATCAAACAG GTGGAGTATTACTTCAGCGATGAAAATCTCAAGACGGATAATTATTTGATGAATTATGTGACCAAGGACAAGGATGGATACG TTCCTATTTCTGTAATCGCTTCTTTTAGAAAACTGAAGAAGCTTGCACCAGACAGATCCTTAATCGTTGCTGCGCTAAAGGATTCTTCCCAACTT GTGCTGAGTTCATCAAAAAAGAATGTTAGGCGACTTAATCCTCTCCCTTTTAACGAAGTCAAGGATCCGCAG TTATGTACTGTTTTAGTGGAGAATCTGCCTGAAGATCATTCACCAGAAAACATTCGTAAGATATTCTGCGAAGCTGGAAA TATCAAGAATATTTCCATCCGAGACCCAAATGTTTCAAGAGAGACTAAAAGCTGCTCTGTTGCAGAAAAGCTACTGTGTGGCAAG GTGAATACTTTGAATGATGAACGAGACTGGAGATATGGTATGCGAGTGAAACTCCTGAAGAAACAG GTCAAACAAGGACAAAAAAAACCAGGTTGGAGGGAAGCAGGGTCTGAGAAGCATAGTAGTGCCCACACAACTGATTCAGCTGGAGAGAAGGAGAACCATGTCTCAAGTGAGCAACACAATGATACACCCGACGATGAAGAG GATGGAGAGCATCAGACTAAAGAAAAGAATGGGAACAGAGCACGAAACAGAGGACGGACTAGGAATCAGAAATATCGTAGCACAAATGGACTAG GCCACGGCAGTGTCCACCTGAACCATGTTGGTGAAACTTCGAAACCGCCCCCTGGCCCTAGAATGCCTGATGGGACTAAAGGATTTACCATGGGCCGTGGCCGTCCTTTATCTGTCAATCAGAACTAG
- the LOC108198275 gene encoding la-related protein 6A isoform X1, which yields MEEGEGEEVVVVAGPDSPPVGSPADTNFDEVPKPGVDKKPHSASKSVALTDDLRHKIIKQVEYYFSDENLKTDNYLMNYVTKDKDGYVPISVIASFRKLKKLAPDRSLIVAALKDSSQLVLSSSKKNVRRLNPLPFNEVKDPQLCTVLVENLPEDHSPENIRKIFCEAGNIKNISIRDPNVSRETKSCSVAEKLLCGKLHALVEYETVESAEKAVNTLNDERDWRYGMRVKLLKKQVKQGQKKPGWREAGSEKHSSAHTTDSAGEKENHVSSEQHNDTPDDEEDGEHQTKEKNGNRARNRGRTRNQKYRSTNGLGHGSVHLNHVGETSKPPPGPRMPDGTKGFTMGRGRPLSVNQN from the exons ATGGAAGAAGGTGAAGGCGAAGAAGTCGTGGTCGTCGCCGGTCCAGATTCGCCGCCGGTCGGATCTCCCGCCGACACCAACTTCGATGAAGTCCCCAAGCCTGGAGTCGACAAGAAGCCTCACTCGGCGTCTAAAAGTGTCGCGCTTACCGATGATCTCCGTCACAAGATTATCAAACAG GTGGAGTATTACTTCAGCGATGAAAATCTCAAGACGGATAATTATTTGATGAATTATGTGACCAAGGACAAGGATGGATACG TTCCTATTTCTGTAATCGCTTCTTTTAGAAAACTGAAGAAGCTTGCACCAGACAGATCCTTAATCGTTGCTGCGCTAAAGGATTCTTCCCAACTT GTGCTGAGTTCATCAAAAAAGAATGTTAGGCGACTTAATCCTCTCCCTTTTAACGAAGTCAAGGATCCGCAG TTATGTACTGTTTTAGTGGAGAATCTGCCTGAAGATCATTCACCAGAAAACATTCGTAAGATATTCTGCGAAGCTGGAAA TATCAAGAATATTTCCATCCGAGACCCAAATGTTTCAAGAGAGACTAAAAGCTGCTCTGTTGCAGAAAAGCTACTGTGTGGCAAG TTGCATGCTCTGGTGGAGTATGAAACTGTTGAGTCGGCTGAGAAAGCT GTGAATACTTTGAATGATGAACGAGACTGGAGATATGGTATGCGAGTGAAACTCCTGAAGAAACAG GTCAAACAAGGACAAAAAAAACCAGGTTGGAGGGAAGCAGGGTCTGAGAAGCATAGTAGTGCCCACACAACTGATTCAGCTGGAGAGAAGGAGAACCATGTCTCAAGTGAGCAACACAATGATACACCCGACGATGAAGAG GATGGAGAGCATCAGACTAAAGAAAAGAATGGGAACAGAGCACGAAACAGAGGACGGACTAGGAATCAGAAATATCGTAGCACAAATGGACTAG GCCACGGCAGTGTCCACCTGAACCATGTTGGTGAAACTTCGAAACCGCCCCCTGGCCCTAGAATGCCTGATGGGACTAAAGGATTTACCATGGGCCGTGGCCGTCCTTTATCTGTCAATCAGAACTAG
- the LOC108197312 gene encoding prefoldin subunit 6 has product MASSALKEQQRDLENKANDLSKLQKDIAKNHQVRKKYTIQLGENELVLKELDLLQEDANVYKLIGPVLVKQDLAEANANVRKRIEYISAELKRLDAALQDLEEKQTSKKDAIYKLQQRIQSLQAGKAKA; this is encoded by the exons ATGGCGTCAAGTGCATTAAAAGAGCAACAGCGAGATCTAGAGAACAAAGCCAATGATTTAAGCAAGCTACAAAAAG ATATAGCAAAGAATCATCAAGTCAGAAAGAAGTATACCATCCAGCTCGGCGAAAATGAGCTCGTCTTGAAG GAGTTGGATTTGCTGCAAGAGGATGCAAATGTGTACAAACTGATAGGACCAGTTCTAGTGAAGCAGGATTTGGCTGAAGCAAATGCCAATGTTCGCAAGCGTATAGAATATATATCTGCTGAATT GAAACGTCTGGATGCAGCTCTTCAGGATCTGGAGGAAAAGCAAACTAGCAAGAAAGATGCG ATTTACAAGTTACAACAAAGAATCCAATCTCTACAGGCTGGGAAAGCCAAGGCCTAA